A part of Thermococcus sp. JdF3 genomic DNA contains:
- a CDS encoding damage-control phosphatase, whose product MRIHYECIACAVNQAQKITEMSAGDFEKRRRAMLFVAGKLGELFGEDSIPAVSGGMLFLELYRFLGDDDPFSGYKETSTKLARRAAGDLGVPGDFKTALKLAIAGNIIDFAVGYDPSKIEKDIIGVTGEELSIDHSDELLRALENAGVLLYLTDNCGEVYFDRLLLKFIRGRFPGLRIYVAAKDGPIINDATVGDLLEAGFDEFAGVVSTGSRLPGTPLEYASEEFRRIFNAADVIIAKGQANFETLSDLGDSRVFFLLKAKCPPIARELGVERGSLLCVRGGKIDD is encoded by the coding sequence ATGAGGATTCACTACGAGTGCATTGCCTGTGCTGTTAATCAGGCTCAGAAAATAACAGAAATGAGTGCAGGAGACTTTGAAAAGCGCAGGAGGGCCATGCTTTTCGTGGCTGGAAAACTCGGTGAGCTCTTCGGAGAGGATTCTATTCCCGCGGTGAGCGGGGGCATGCTATTCCTTGAACTGTACCGCTTCCTTGGGGACGATGACCCGTTCAGCGGTTACAAGGAGACCTCCACAAAGCTGGCCCGAAGGGCGGCCGGGGATCTCGGGGTTCCCGGGGACTTCAAAACCGCCCTCAAGCTGGCGATAGCGGGCAACATCATAGACTTCGCCGTTGGCTACGACCCCTCAAAGATAGAGAAGGACATCATTGGAGTAACCGGGGAGGAGCTTAGCATAGACCACAGCGATGAGCTTCTCAGGGCGCTCGAGAACGCCGGGGTGCTGCTCTACCTCACCGATAACTGCGGGGAGGTGTACTTTGACAGGTTGTTGCTCAAGTTCATACGCGGGAGATTTCCTGGCCTGAGGATATACGTGGCCGCGAAGGACGGCCCAATAATCAATGACGCCACGGTCGGGGACCTGCTGGAGGCGGGGTTCGACGAGTTTGCTGGGGTCGTCTCCACGGGCTCCCGGCTCCCTGGTACTCCCCTGGAATACGCCTCCGAGGAGTTCCGGAGAATCTTCAACGCCGCCGACGTCATAATTGCCAAGGGACAGGCCAACTTTGAGACCCTGAGCGACTTGGGGGACAGTAGGGTGTTCTTCCTCCTCAAGGCCAAGTGCCCTCCAATCGCCCGCGAGCTTGGTGTCGAGAGGGGCTCACTGCTCTGTGTGAGGGGCGGAAAAATAGACGATTGA
- the mtnP gene encoding S-methyl-5'-thioadenosine phosphorylase, which produces MPRIAIIGGSGVYDPKLLQNVREEFVNTPYGRVRVKIGEYDGEEIAFLARHGEGHSVPPHKINYRANIWALYELGVERILSTSAVGSLNEAMKPGDFVVLDQLLDFTKTRHYTFYDGDESPHDRKFVAHVDFTDPYCPELRKALITAAKELGFDYHPTGTYACMEGPRFETRAEIRALKILGADLVGMTQCPEAALARELEMCYASVAIVTNFAAGISTQKLTHTEVVELMAKKSEEIKYLLMKSIKYIPKERHCGCKDALKGATGE; this is translated from the coding sequence ATGCCGAGGATAGCCATTATTGGAGGTTCCGGAGTATACGACCCCAAGCTGCTTCAGAACGTCAGGGAGGAGTTCGTGAACACCCCCTATGGAAGGGTCAGGGTGAAGATCGGGGAGTACGACGGGGAGGAGATAGCCTTCCTCGCGAGGCACGGTGAGGGGCACAGCGTTCCACCGCACAAGATAAACTACCGCGCCAACATCTGGGCGCTCTACGAGCTCGGTGTGGAGAGGATTCTTTCCACGTCTGCCGTCGGCTCCCTCAACGAGGCCATGAAGCCGGGTGACTTCGTCGTTCTCGACCAGCTTCTGGACTTTACCAAGACAAGGCACTACACATTCTACGACGGTGACGAGAGCCCCCACGACAGGAAGTTCGTTGCCCACGTCGATTTCACCGACCCATACTGCCCCGAGCTCAGGAAGGCACTGATAACTGCCGCCAAGGAGCTTGGCTTTGACTATCACCCAACGGGCACCTACGCCTGCATGGAGGGTCCGAGGTTCGAGACTAGGGCGGAGATACGGGCGCTCAAGATACTCGGCGCCGATCTGGTCGGCATGACCCAGTGCCCCGAGGCCGCCTTGGCTAGGGAGCTGGAGATGTGCTACGCCAGCGTCGCCATCGTCACCAACTTCGCCGCCGGCATAAGCACTCAGAAGCTCACCCACACCGAGGTCGTCGAACTTATGGCCAAGAAGAGCGAGGAGATAAAGTACCTCCTCATGAAGTCCATCAAGTACATCCCGAAGGAGAGGCACTGTGGGTGTAAGGACGCCCTGAAGGGTGCGACCGGGGAATGA
- a CDS encoding NAD(P)/FAD-dependent oxidoreductase codes for MKYDVVIIGASAGGLTTAISARKFYPDKSVLVIKREDIAMIPCGIPYIFGTLNSVDDDILPVEKFLEPLGVDILTDEVTEIDPRAKLVRTASGKEIAWEKLVLATGSKPVKPEFPGSELEGVYTVPKDYRYLKEFRERVKTAERVVIVGGGFIALEVGDEIRKLGKDVTILVRSRLLRSSFDREFSEMVAERLEERGIKVVYGQVERILGGESVERVRLIDGSELPADLVIFSIGYRPNVDLAVKAGLKVTRYGIWTDEYMRTSHPDIFAVGDCVEHRDFFTGKPYGLMLASTATFEARIAGANLFKLQIVRENRRTIGVYSTHVAGLTLAAAGLTEEAAKREGFEVIVGYGKGPDRHPAKFQDTSIVTVKLIFSRDRGAILGAQIAGGKSVGEMINILALAIQKRLTASELYTLQIATHPLLTASPVGYQILQAAEDALAKLRT; via the coding sequence ATGAAGTACGATGTTGTTATCATAGGAGCGAGCGCCGGGGGCCTGACCACAGCGATCTCGGCCCGGAAGTTCTACCCCGACAAAAGCGTTTTGGTCATCAAGAGGGAAGATATCGCCATGATTCCATGTGGCATCCCGTACATCTTTGGCACGCTGAATAGTGTTGACGATGACATTCTCCCGGTCGAGAAGTTCCTGGAGCCTCTTGGCGTGGACATATTGACGGATGAGGTTACTGAGATCGACCCGAGGGCAAAGCTCGTGAGGACTGCCTCAGGGAAGGAGATCGCCTGGGAGAAGCTCGTCCTTGCGACCGGTTCAAAACCCGTGAAGCCGGAGTTCCCGGGCTCGGAGCTGGAGGGAGTCTACACCGTCCCGAAAGACTACCGCTACCTGAAGGAGTTCCGCGAGAGGGTTAAAACTGCGGAGCGGGTCGTCATCGTTGGCGGCGGCTTCATAGCCCTCGAGGTCGGCGATGAGATAAGAAAGCTCGGAAAGGACGTGACGATTCTCGTGAGGAGCAGGCTCCTGAGAAGCTCCTTCGATAGGGAGTTCAGCGAGATGGTCGCGGAACGGCTTGAGGAGAGGGGCATAAAGGTCGTCTATGGGCAGGTTGAGCGGATCCTTGGTGGGGAAAGTGTCGAGCGGGTGAGGCTCATCGACGGAAGCGAGCTCCCCGCGGACCTCGTTATATTCTCCATCGGCTACCGCCCGAACGTTGACCTGGCGGTCAAGGCGGGCCTCAAGGTTACGCGCTACGGCATCTGGACCGACGAATACATGAGAACCTCTCACCCGGACATCTTTGCCGTCGGCGACTGCGTGGAGCACAGGGACTTCTTCACGGGCAAGCCCTACGGTCTGATGCTTGCTTCGACCGCCACCTTCGAAGCCAGAATAGCCGGTGCGAACCTCTTCAAGCTTCAGATAGTTCGCGAGAACAGAAGGACGATAGGCGTTTACTCCACCCACGTTGCGGGACTCACACTGGCCGCCGCTGGGCTGACGGAGGAGGCCGCCAAGAGGGAAGGCTTCGAGGTCATAGTTGGCTATGGAAAAGGCCCCGACAGGCATCCGGCGAAGTTCCAGGACACCTCGATAGTGACGGTTAAGCTCATCTTCTCCCGCGACAGGGGAGCGATACTCGGGGCACAGATAGCTGGTGGAAAGAGCGTTGGTGAGATGATAAACATTCTCGCCCTCGCGATACAGAAGAGACTCACCGCGAGCGAGCTCTACACCCTCCAGATAGCGACCCACCCGCTCCTAACGGCTTCTCCTGTTGGCTACCAGATACTCCAAGCGGCTGAGGATGCGTTGGCGAAGCTGAGAACCTGA
- a CDS encoding tol-pal system YbgF family protein: MDTKLLTVKSLLAERKREEALNIAEDITDRYWRDYAFKWVAEAYAENPERALEIAQRIVAPTIRDEALRSLSYLFSKAGNFKAALEAARMITNQFTRKKAFRTVSNYLAKSIIQKGVSEVRLSELDLTDRDIEDLKPLPYGLAYKDGKIMPGAKILPIKGEMKMGIIPRFEKRLEGRTPPKPVFAGENTEKTEYVSEYILKLIDGGDLEGARKLAKGLAEPMRSALLEEIGMRYLKRGNVETAEKIFEELVRADMLGAALIGVHPEDENRIPYYLSKVYNPATRLLVIYEATKRKGVREDFLRRTLLWATDEWKLGRILKFLAFEMLNEAKRTGDDGLRKTSKSLFELGKRIEKGSLIKS, from the coding sequence ATGGACACAAAACTCCTCACCGTCAAAAGCCTGCTGGCAGAGAGAAAACGAGAAGAGGCCCTAAACATTGCAGAGGACATAACCGACAGATACTGGCGCGACTACGCCTTCAAATGGGTGGCCGAGGCCTACGCCGAAAACCCCGAGAGGGCCCTGGAGATAGCCCAAAGAATCGTGGCCCCCACCATAAGAGACGAGGCCCTGCGCTCCCTCTCGTATTTATTTTCAAAGGCGGGGAACTTCAAAGCAGCCCTCGAGGCGGCGAGGATGATAACAAATCAGTTCACACGGAAAAAGGCATTTAGGACTGTGAGCAACTACCTCGCAAAGAGCATCATACAGAAAGGCGTTTCAGAGGTAAGGCTGAGTGAGCTCGATCTCACTGACCGCGACATCGAGGATCTGAAGCCCCTCCCGTACGGACTGGCGTACAAGGACGGAAAGATAATGCCGGGCGCCAAAATTCTGCCGATCAAAGGCGAAATGAAGATGGGAATAATACCGCGGTTTGAAAAAAGGCTCGAGGGCAGAACCCCCCCAAAGCCGGTTTTCGCGGGGGAAAATACCGAGAAAACCGAGTACGTCTCAGAGTACATACTCAAGCTCATCGATGGGGGAGACCTCGAGGGGGCAAGGAAACTCGCCAAGGGGCTGGCCGAGCCCATGAGAAGCGCCCTGCTGGAAGAGATTGGAATGAGGTATCTCAAAAGGGGCAACGTTGAGACCGCCGAGAAGATATTCGAGGAACTGGTGCGAGCGGACATGCTGGGGGCAGCACTAATCGGGGTTCACCCCGAGGACGAAAACAGGATACCGTACTATCTCTCCAAGGTGTACAACCCCGCGACCAGACTTTTGGTTATCTACGAAGCCACAAAGAGGAAGGGTGTGAGGGAGGACTTCCTTAGAAGAACCCTTCTCTGGGCCACGGATGAATGGAAGCTCGGCAGGATTTTGAAGTTCCTGGCGTTTGAAATGCTGAACGAGGCTAAACGTACCGGCGATGATGGCCTGAGAAAAACCTCAAAAAGCCTCTTCGAGCTGGGAAAACGCATAGAGAAGGGTTCACTCATTAAGTCGTGA
- the udp gene encoding uridine phosphorylase, whose translation MVEKFVSAERPQTEEGYQYHIACKPGDVSRYVLLPGDPERVPKISSLWDEAREIAFHREYRTHTGKYKGVPISVTSTGIGGPSTAIAVEELAAIGADTFIRVGSTGAIQPGMEIGDLIIAKAAVRLEGTSKQYVRIEYPAAADLEVTLALIEAAETLGVRYHIGITASTDSFYLGQGRPGLKGYFPSFAKNIMDDLRQANVTNFEMEAATLYTLSSIYGLRAGCVCSVFANRVTNEFGKAGEKEAALVASEAVKILAEWDEEKERAGKKVWFPGLRG comes from the coding sequence ATGGTTGAGAAGTTCGTTTCAGCCGAGAGGCCCCAGACGGAAGAGGGTTATCAGTATCACATAGCCTGCAAGCCGGGGGACGTTTCGAGGTACGTCCTCCTGCCGGGAGACCCCGAGAGGGTGCCAAAGATAAGCTCCCTCTGGGACGAGGCGAGGGAGATAGCATTCCACAGGGAATACAGAACGCACACCGGAAAGTACAAAGGCGTGCCGATAAGCGTGACCTCGACGGGAATAGGCGGCCCCTCGACGGCGATAGCGGTAGAGGAGCTGGCCGCGATAGGCGCGGACACATTCATCCGCGTTGGCTCCACCGGTGCAATCCAGCCGGGAATGGAAATCGGAGACCTGATTATAGCGAAGGCCGCCGTGAGGCTTGAGGGGACATCGAAGCAGTACGTCCGCATTGAGTATCCTGCCGCTGCGGACCTCGAAGTTACCCTCGCCCTTATCGAGGCCGCGGAGACTTTGGGCGTGCGCTACCACATCGGTATCACCGCCTCGACCGACAGCTTCTACCTCGGCCAGGGAAGGCCGGGACTCAAGGGATACTTCCCGAGCTTTGCGAAGAACATAATGGACGACCTGAGGCAGGCCAACGTCACCAACTTCGAGATGGAGGCCGCGACGCTCTACACACTTTCCAGCATCTACGGGCTGAGGGCCGGCTGCGTCTGCTCCGTCTTCGCCAACAGAGTAACCAACGAGTTCGGAAAGGCCGGGGAGAAGGAGGCCGCCCTCGTTGCCAGCGAGGCCGTGAAGATACTCGCGGAGTGGGACGAGGAGAAAGAGAGGGCAGGAAAGAAAGTCTGGTTCCCGGGGCTGAGGGGTTGA